A portion of the Podospora pseudoanserina strain CBS 124.78 chromosome 2, whole genome shotgun sequence genome contains these proteins:
- a CDS encoding hypothetical protein (COG:S; EggNog:ENOG503NTYG), with amino-acid sequence MSAATMAPNTAAAPQVTPATLVTLKVSYHGSTRRFKLPLREMVPAFLENRIRGVLNIRPDADVVFERYSDSATSYVVLDKANTSVYKQLYRAAKAKQKLRLRVTVKETPAQASLDSLIQAAEPAETPVEKVTEEPVEKPTLPIPKELIEARIAEAKAAVAVREGPKPASVADEVEEEAVSSPAENSEEIEQPTPVEPVQPLKIPDAVLADYEMAILKLEQQSQARFAAEMNLVPPAIRSNYAVCCNSCDKNVPDMHYHCSKCDGGDFDLCPGCVDQGVACYGADHWLIKRFIKNGVIISSTTETLPPKQVKQAAPPSPPFPPSPAAEKPSTPSASERIIPIFNGLAYSSMRTCNCCVRELPEVDFVHCSTCEDYDLCRSCFAKNTHGHHPKHTFVAAVEGTRLEPDVARRLGAGRGQKHNAICDGCDTNIRGIRHKCLNCPDWDYCSECMANASFIHPGHRFVPIYEPLEYAGISDLFARPTHQGICCDGPLCSVNRNNYTYITGDRYKCAVCNDTDFCEACEASPANTHNKTHPLIKFKTPVRHVSVTTTGENENGRAIPTMGDRRPRVTTSRATETVNAPVLSSSNVQTVIDVKPVEHDINKEVEKKPAEKVEIKTETTEVRPVEQVAPAAPAELVAVFVKDTVADGTVMEPNHVFEQTWILRNEGKTAWPAGCSVMFVGGDYMGHVDSTHPAATQDLRASNVSTVCYSPILPGEEFPFTVLLRTPLRTGRIVSNWRLTTPDGLKFGHRLWCDVKVEHPKSVAPVVSEQVKEEREVVAKPEPALAPKEEVQLHQSQMIFPKLEKESPVSSLHEDDKSESAVTYEQYEDCEDDDWDAAESEEGFMTDEEYDILDASDEEYSEAHSRK; translated from the exons ATGTCCGCCGCCACTATGGCCCCTAACACGGCGGCAGCTCCTCAGGTCACGCCAGCTACTCTTGTCACCCTCAAAGTCAGCTATCATGGCTCAACCCGCCGATTCAAGCTCCCTCTGCGGGAAATGGTTCCTGCGTTTCTGGAAAACAGG ATCCGAGGAGTTCTGAACATTCGCCCCGATGCCGATGTTGTGTTTGAGAGATACTCCGACTCTGCCACCTCTTACGTAGTGCTCGACAAGGCCAACACCTCAGTATACAAGCAGCTCTACCGTGCTGCTAAAGCTAAGCAGAAGCTCAGGCTTCGTGTGACAGTGAAGGAGACGCCAGCACAAGCATCCCTCGATTCGCTCATTCAAGCTGCCGAGCCCGCTGAAACCCCCGTGGAGAAGGTTACCGAAGAGCCTGTCGAAAAGCCAACTCTGCCGATTCCGAAAGAGTTGATTGAGGCCAGAATTGCCGAAGCCAAGGCTGCCGTGGCCGTCAGGGAAGGACCTAAGCCTGCTTCGGTGgccgatgaggttgaggaagaagcagtCTCGAGCCCTGCCGAAAATTCCGAGGAGATCGAGCAACCTACACCCGTCGAGCCAGTCCAACCTCTGAAGATCCCAGACGCCGTCCTCGCTGATTACGAAATGGCCATTTTGAAGTTGGAGCAACAGAGTCAGGCACGTTTCGCTGCCGAGATGAACCTCGTGCCCCCTGCTATCAGGTCAAACTATGCTGTCTGCTGTAACAGCTGCGACAAGAATGTTCCTGACATGCATTATCACTGCTCAAAGTGCGACGGCGGCGATTTCGATCTCTGCCCGGGGTGTGTGGATCAAGGTGTCGCTTGCTATGGCGCTGACCACTGGTTGATCAAGCGGTTCATCAAGAACGGCGTtatcatcagcagcaccaccgagACGCTGCCTCCCAAGCAGGTCAAGCaagcagctcctccctcccctccatttCCCCCAAGCCCTGCGGCCGAGAagccatccaccccctcagcTTCAGAGCGCATCATTCCCATTTTCAACGGCCTCGCCTACTCCAGCATGCGCACTTGCAACTGCTGCGTCCGGGAGCTCCCCGAGGTGGACTTTGTCCACTGCTCGACCTGCGAGGATTATGACCTTTGCCGAAGTTGTTTCGCCAAGAACACCCATGGTCACCACCCCAAGCACACCTTCGTTGCCGCTGTTGAGGGCACACGCTTGGAGCCTGATGTGGCTCGCCGTCTTGGTGCTGGCCGTGGCCAAAAGCACAATGCCATTTGCGACGGTTGCGATACTAACATTCGCGGCATCCGTCACAAGTGCCTGAACTGTCCTGACTGGGATTATTGCAGCGAGTGTATGGCGAACGCCTCTTTTATTCACCCCGGTCATCGGTTCGTGCCCATCTACGAGCCACTCGAGTACGCCGGTATTTCCGACTTGTTCGCCCGCCCTACTCACCAGGGTATCTGCTGCGACGGCCCCCTCTGCTCAGTTAACCGCAACAATTACACCTACATCACGGGAGACCGTTACAAGTGCGCTGTTTGCAATGATACCGACTTTTGCGAGGCTTGCGAAGCCAGCCCTGCCAACACCCACAACAAAACTCATCCTCTCATCAAGTTCAAGACGCCCGTTAGACACGTCAgcgtcaccaccacaggaGAAAATGAGAACGGCCGTGCCATCCCTACCATGGGAGATCGCCGTCCTCGTGTGACCACTTCTCGAGCCACCGAGACTGTCAACGCACCTGTGCTGTCGTCTTCCAACGTGCAGACTGTCATTGACGTGAAGCCCGTGGAGCACGATATCAacaaggaggtggagaagaagcctgcTGAGAAGGTCGAGATCAAGACTGAAACGACCGAGGTGAGGCCTGTGGAGCAGGTTGCTCCTGCCGCTCCAGCTGAGCTCGTCGCCGTGTTCGTCAAGGACACCGTTGCTGATGGCACCGTCATGGAGCCCAACCACGTCTTTGAGCAGACCTGGATTCTTCGCAACGAAGGCAAGACAGCGTGGCCCGCTGGCTGCTCTGTCATGTTTGTTGGCGGCGACTATATGGGCCATGTTGACTCGACTCACCCGGCAGCTACCCAGGACCTCCGTGCGTCCAATGTCTCGACTGTCTGCTATTCCCCCATCCTTCCAGGAGAGGAATTCCCCTTCACCGTCTTGCTCAGAACTCCTCTGCGCACCGGTAGAATTGTTTCCAACTGGCGTTTGACCACTCCCGATGGTCTCAAGTTCGGCCATCGCCTATGGTGCGACGTCAAGGTCGAGCACCCCAAGTCGGTCGCTCCTGTTGTTTCCGAGCAAGTGAAGGAGGAGCGCGAGGTCGTCGCCAAGCCCGAGCCTGCGCTTGCACCCAAGGAAGAGGTTCAGCTTCACCAGAGCCAGATGATCTTCCCCAAGCTTGAGAAGGAATCGCCCGTCTCCAGCTTGCACGAGGATGACAAGTCTGAGTCGGCGGTTACGTACGAGCAGTACGAAGACTgcgaggatgatgactggGATGCTGCCGAGTCGGAGGAGGGATTCATGACCGACGAAGAATACGACATCCTCGATGCTTCCGACGAGGAATACTCCGAGGCTCATTCTCGCAAATAA